Genomic segment of Fibrobacter sp. UWH4:
CCGCTGTGCGGTAAGTGGCGAAGACGGCTGGATTTTCTTGCAAGAAAGTCTTGTCAATCTGGTGGTGGACTGGAAAGAAAACTTGAATTCTTTTGTCGCTTTCAATGATTCCTTGGAAGCGCGCGGTATCAAGTTGGTGGTGGTGCCTGTTCCAGATAAATTGCAAATCGAGGCGGAACATTATTCGGAAGAATTGTCGGGAGGGATTGTTGCCCCGCAATATGAAGAATGGGTAGATGCGTTGCAAGACGAAGGTGTTGTCGTTGTCGATGCGGTAGAGGAGTTTCTCGAAAAGAATGAGGAAACGCCCATGTTCGAAGCGTACGAAAGCCACTATACCAGTGCGGGTCGGCAGGTTCTTGCCCAGATGATTGCCGATTCTATCAACGAGATGGACTTGGATGTTCCGAGGGAAGAATGGTTCCTGCGCGACACGGTTGTTCCCGGTACCGGAAATCTTTATCACTTGAAGTACAATTCTTACCCGGATTACGATGTGCGCGTGCTAAAGACTGTGGATGCGGAAGGGAAGCGCTATCACGGTTCCAAGGACGCTCCCATTGTGGTGATTGGCGACAGCAATGCCGATTTTGGCTGGAACAGTTCTTCCAATATCGGCGCATACATTGCGCAGGCGACGGGGATAAAGACTTTTACCCGCAGCCGTATCGGCGGGGGAAACTTGGGCCCGACCTTGTTCAAGGACCGTTCGGAATTCCTGAATGGCAAAAAGATGGTGGTCTGGGTGTTTGACGGTCGTGAACTTTACGGCGATTTCCGCATGCCGGAATTCTAGTTCCGGAATGTCTAATCCAGCATAATCGTGAAGGGGCCGTCGTTTACGAGGCTCACCTGCATGTCGGCGCCGAATTTCCCTGTCTGCACGACGGGGATTTCTTTTTTGCACTCGGCAACGATGTATTCGTAGAGCTCGTTTGCGAGAGTCGGGTTGCCTGCACCGTTGAACGTGGGGCGGTTGCCCTTGTTGCAGTTGGCGTACAGCGTAAATTGCGAGACCAGCAGGAGCTCGCCGCCGACGTCCTTGATAGAAAGATTCGTCTTGCCGTTTTTGTCGGCAAAGATGCGCAGCGCTAGCATCTTGTGGATGAGCCTGTCGGCGATTTCCTTGGTATCTTCTTCGCCCACGCCGATGAGAATCATGTAGCCCTTGCCGATTTTGCCGACAGTCTGCCCTTCGATATCCACCTGGGCGTTCAATACTCGCTGAATTAGGAATTTCATGTTACTCCGCGCTGGCTAAGGCCTTTTTGTAGATGTCCTGCATCACGAGGCCCGCAATCATGAATCCAAAAATAGCGGTGGAGTGTGCCATGGTGCCGTTGATTTGCGCCTTGCTGCTGCACCATTCGTGATCGACCAGGTTTGCATTCTGGAGTTCGGCTTCGCTCCTTTCGTGGCGCACCTTGGGGCACATGCAGGCGTCGGTGCCACAAGAGGAATTCTTGCCGCGGTTTTTCAGGAGTTCGTCGCTGTAGACGCACAGCACCTTTTTCTTGAGTGCCATTTTCTTTTTCTTGAACTTGTCGCGGAGCGCGCGGGCGAGCGGGCAACCGGCGACCTTCCAGAATTCGGCGACCTTGGTTCGTGTGGGGTCCATCTTGAGGGCTGCCCCCATTGAAGAAAATACCGTGGCCTTGGTGCGCGTGGCGTGCCACAACAGCTGCATCTTGTTTTCGAGGCTGTCGATGGCATCGATGATGTAGTCGAAGGTGTCCAGTTGGAATTTGTCCGTATTCGCTTCTTCGTAGATGTCTTGCAATGCGACAATGTTGGCGTGCGGGTTGATTTCGAGCAGACGGTTTTTGAGGACTTCGACTTTGACTTGCCCCACGGTTTTCGTGGTGGCCATCAGTTGGCGGTTCACGTTGGTGACGCACACGCGGTCAGAATCGACGAGCACGAGTTCCTTGATGCCGGAACGCACCAGGCTTTCGGCGCACCAGCTGCCGACTCCGCCGAGACCGAAGATGATGACGCGCTTCTGGTAGATGTTGCCCATCACGTCGTCCCCGAGCAAGAGCGATGTGCGGTTAAAGATGCCTTTCTCGATTCCCATACGAGTCCCGGTTAACCGAAGAGTCGGAGAACGCGCTTGATGCCTGCGACAAAGCGGTCGATGTCGCGCTTCAGGGTGTACGCGCCGAAGCTGAGTCGAAGCGTGGCGTCGACGCCGAAGCGGTCCATCACGGGTTGGGCGCAGTGGTGCCCGCTACGCACTGCAACGTTCTCTTCGTCGAGAATCATGGCGGCGTCGCTGACGGCGATGCCGTCCAGCGTAACGCTGATGAGGGCGCCGCGTTCCTTCGGGTTCCCGAAAATTTTTACCTGCGGGATTTGCGCAAGCTGTTCCAGCGCATACTGCGTAATTTCTTCTTCGTGCTTGCGGATGTTCTCGATGCCGACTTCATTAATCCATTCAATGGCCTTGCCGAGCCCGATGACTTCGGCAATCATGGGCGTGCCTGCCTCAAAGCGTGCGGGAACGTCGGCGTAAGTCGTCTTTTCAAAAGTCACGTTCTTGATCATTTCGCCGCCGCCGTGCCAAGGGGGCATGCTGTCGAGAACTTCATACTTGCCGTAGAGTACGCCCACGCCTGTGGGGCCGTACATCTTGTGTCCGCTAAATGCCAAAAAGTCGCAGTCCAGCTTCTGCACGTCAATCTTGATGTGGCTCGAACTCTGGGCGGCGTCAATCAGAATCTTTGCCTGCGGGGCGAGCTTGCGGACGGTCGCGATGATTTCTGCAATCGGGTTCACGGTACCGACGGAATTGCTCACGTGGGCGACAGCCACCATCTTGGTGCGCGCATTCAACAAACCGGGAAGTGCTGCCAAATCCAGATCGCCGTTGTCCAAAACGGGAATCACCTTGATTTTCGCACCCTTCATTTCGGCAACGAGCTGCCAGCTCACGATGTTTGCATGGTGCTCCAGGCCGCTAATCAGAATATCGTCGCCCGCCTCGAAGAACTTGCGGCCGTAGCTCCACGCCACCAGATTGATGCTTTCGGTGGTGCCGCGGGTGAACACGATTTCGTCTTCGGTCTTCGCGTTAATAAATTTTGCGACATTCTTGCGCGTTGCTTCGAATGCTTCGGTGGTGCGGGCGCTCAGACGGTACACGCCGCGCTTCACGGAACTGTAGTGCTCGCGGTAAAAGTCGTCCATCGCGTCGATGACGCATGCGGGCTTTTGCGTGGTGGCCGTGCTGTCGAGGAATGCCAAGGGCTTTGCGCCGTTGTCGCCTG
This window contains:
- the dtd gene encoding D-aminoacyl-tRNA deacylase, yielding MKFLIQRVLNAQVDIEGQTVGKIGKGYMILIGVGEEDTKEIADRLIHKMLALRIFADKNGKTNLSIKDVGGELLLVSQFTLYANCNKGNRPTFNGAGNPTLANELYEYIVAECKKEIPVVQTGKFGADMQVSLVNDGPFTIMLD
- a CDS encoding aminotransferase class V-fold PLP-dependent enzyme → MIDANFNAEKVRSEFPMLVAGDNGAKPLAFLDSTATTQKPACVIDAMDDFYREHYSSVKRGVYRLSARTTEAFEATRKNVAKFINAKTEDEIVFTRGTTESINLVAWSYGRKFFEAGDDILISGLEHHANIVSWQLVAEMKGAKIKVIPVLDNGDLDLAALPGLLNARTKMVAVAHVSNSVGTVNPIAEIIATVRKLAPQAKILIDAAQSSSHIKIDVQKLDCDFLAFSGHKMYGPTGVGVLYGKYEVLDSMPPWHGGGEMIKNVTFEKTTYADVPARFEAGTPMIAEVIGLGKAIEWINEVGIENIRKHEEEITQYALEQLAQIPQVKIFGNPKERGALISVTLDGIAVSDAAMILDEENVAVRSGHHCAQPVMDRFGVDATLRLSFGAYTLKRDIDRFVAGIKRVLRLFG
- a CDS encoding ThiF family adenylyltransferase is translated as MGIEKGIFNRTSLLLGDDVMGNIYQKRVIIFGLGGVGSWCAESLVRSGIKELVLVDSDRVCVTNVNRQLMATTKTVGQVKVEVLKNRLLEINPHANIVALQDIYEEANTDKFQLDTFDYIIDAIDSLENKMQLLWHATRTKATVFSSMGAALKMDPTRTKVAEFWKVAGCPLARALRDKFKKKKMALKKKVLCVYSDELLKNRGKNSSCGTDACMCPKVRHERSEAELQNANLVDHEWCSSKAQINGTMAHSTAIFGFMIAGLVMQDIYKKALASAE